The Populus trichocarpa isolate Nisqually-1 chromosome 18, P.trichocarpa_v4.1, whole genome shotgun sequence genomic interval AAGGTGAAGGATGGGTGCAAGTATGCCTACTTAGTTGATCAAAATTGGTTTAATCTGAGGCTCGACAATAACATTTCGGTGATAGATATGGACTATGTCCCAGTGGTGCTAAATTGGAGAATTAATCTTGGATTATACGAAAATATGACGCTGAATGGATCAGCGTATAGTGTAACAAATTTAACGTCTTCCGGGACTTCCAGATGTAGCCAGAACTCAACTTTTCTTCTATGTTCGTGCTCCTCAGGCTTTCAAGGCAATCCTTATATTCCTGATGGTTGTCAAGGTAATCATTCTCATCAACTAAACTAATAGTTTCTTTAAACATGGATTAAAGAACAGGATAATTACATGATGTACTGAATTTTGTGTTGTCTACATATGCAGATATTAATGAATGCCAGAGCTCTTCCATCAACAACACTACTATTTGCTCCTGGGACCTAATCTGTCAAAACCTATACGGCGGCCACCAATGTGTGaagcttgaaatcaagaaaTCTCGGGTTAAAATGGTGGGTTTAGGTATGTTGTCTTGCAACCTAGGACATGATACAAAtggatttgtttctttatttttcaacagTTTGAGAAGAAGAGTGCATGAGTTTCTCAAAATGTGAATAGTCATGAAGGCTTATTGATCTGTTAATCATTATGCAGGTTTTGGCGTGGGGTTTGGAGTATTGGTCCTACTTATTGGTTCATGGTGGTTGTACAAAGTTATAAGGAAAAGCAGGAATGAAAAACGCAAGAAGATGTTCTTTGAACGGAATGGTGGTTTGTTGCTGCAAGAACAACTATCTTCAGGGGAAGTCAACGTCGAGAAAATCAAATTGTTTGGTTCAAAGGAGTTGGACAAGGCCACTGATCATTACAATGTGAATAGAACGCTTGGCCAGGGAGGCCAAGGTACAGTTTACAAAGGGATGTTAGCGGATGGAAAAATCATTGCAGTCAAGAAATCAAAAGTTCTTGATGAAGATAATCTCAGACAATTCATTAATGAAGTTGTCATTCTTTCACAAATTAACCACAGGAATGTGGTCAAGCTTTTCGGTTGTTGCTTAGAAACTGAGGTTCCATTGTTGGTCTATGAATTCATTCCTAATGGAACCCTTTACCAGTTTCTACATGACTCAAATGAAGAATTCCCATTAACTTGGGAAATGCGATTAAGGATTGCAACAGAGGTTTCTGGGGCACTTTCTTACCTACATTCAGCAGCTTCCATTCCAATTTTCCACAGAGATATCAAGTCTACAAACATACTACTAGACGAGAAGTACAGAGCCAAAGTAGCAGATTTTGGGACATCAAAGTCAGTAACCATCGACCAAACTCGTGTCACAACTCTAGTACTAGGCACCTTCGGGTACTTGGATCCAGAGTACTTCCAAACAAGCCAGTTGACAGCCAAGAGTGATGTTTATAGCTTTGGGGTGGTCCTTGCTGAGCTACTCACTGGACAAAAGCCAATCTCTTCCATGAGatcagaagaagaaaacagaagtTTAGTGACATATTTCATTGTTTCCATGGAGGAAAACCATCTATTTGACATTCTTGATCCTCAAGTTACtatgaaaggaaagaaagaagatgtAATGATGGTTGCCATGTTGGCCAAGAGATGTTTGAGCATGAAAGGAAGAGAAAGGCCAACAATGAAAGAAGTGGCAATGGTGTTAGAGGGGATCCAAAAGTCATACGGGACTCAAAAATCACAGCACATGATCATTCCTCAAGAGAACGAGTATGATCCAAATGGTTTCATGGAGGGGCTTTGGGACCTTGCTGCTTCTGACACAACAGGCTCTAGTTCGGATAGTCGTCTTGCTTCATCACTAGATAGAAAACCActcttaataaatattaaatagaattaatgcTTCCCAAATTACTACATGTTTTTGTCCTCATAGATAGTGAAGGTGATAGAACTTAATTATATACCACTGGATATTGTATATATTAACAGATATTGCTGCTGTCTAATGCTTACTTTTCGTCTGTGATTGAGgggttttttttaagtcaattatACCGTATATAAACTACGGTGATAAACAGTATGGATAAAATGTTATGATcctcataaaattatatttgcatTCCAccaattttttctatatttattatgtttattaattttatttgatattatagtgcatgatgttttgctttttaattaaaaatacattaaaataatatttattttgaatttttttttactttagcatattaaaattatccaaaaatatatttaaaagcattaattttatattttttaagagaaaaataatttaaaaagtaggTTATAAGACAAAAACTTACAActaaatataaatgataatttCTCATCAAACTGGGCCACGTTGTCAAAAAACAGAGGCCTTGCTTGTAAAGATAAACAACAAGTTGGAGACATTTAAAATCCAGCACGGCTAGGAGCTCAGAAAGAGTAGCTGGGTcacaattcaattaattttacagCCGCACAGGTCCAAAGTCGACTCCCTCGTTGATTTTTGCTCCAACTGTTCTTCTGTGGCATGTCATGATCAAGAGAATTCCATTGGTTTGATATTATACTATAAATCAAATCTTATTTCAATAAACTGACCTCTATATAATTCACTTCTAAGATTTTATCAAATACCATGAATTCTCGAGAATATAGATAGAGAAGAAAATATCAACccataaaatatcataatatcacatgcatatattaaaaagaaaaggtttgcatgaaaaaaaaatagaatgaactaaatcatagttttgaaacccggtccGGGTCGATCCGGGGCTGGAACTGGGcctggttgaagaaaaaatatggaaagaaaaaactcggtgtgacccggttgacccgacaagacccggtcaaaaacccggttaattgcaacccgttgacttttgtttttttgtttttactaaaacaacgtcgttttgatttaataaaaaaaaattaacccggacACCttggtgacccggtcaaaacccgaaacCTAGGCCTTGGACCGGGCCAGTCACTGGGacgggtctgaaaactatgaactaaatgtttttttttactaaaacgacgtcgttttaatttaagaaaaaaaaattaacccgaacAACTtagtgacccggtcaaaacccggaacctgggccttggaccgggccaGTCACTAGGACGGGACTGAAAACTATGAACTGTCACTAGTAGCGCTTTAATgtatgtttggtattgcagtgtagggtatttttaaaaagttcttatctttaaaaaaatatattaaaatatttttttatattagcatattaataaaaaaaacattaatttaatattttttcacatccatcacacttttaaaaactatataaaaaaacaaaagttatgaTATTcttaaacattaagaaaaagcACACCAgggaatagaaaaagaaattcttttttgttttgtataattATACAGTGCTGTCAACCACGTTGTATTAGAGGCaatgaatagtaaaaaaaatatttttttcattattttgaataatgGATAATTAATTTGACATGAAAGTAAAATTAACAGTTATCATCAAAtgattcaagaattttttttttatttgttcagcATTACTTCAGTATTTTTATAACAATAAATAGTTAGGTAAAGAAGTTTATTCTCTTACATGACTTTTCGAACataatatatgaaaagaaatatagTTTCATGGACACCTCATCTCACTTGTCTGTACACCTATCCACATGTAAgcctaaattaaataaaatcttgacGAGACACATTGTTAGAAACATCGATCGGGTCATGACTATTTACCAGCTTTAATACATCTGTGATCGTTGTGCAATGATTTTGTCTTTTGCTACAACTGCAGGCTGCGGGCTGCGGGCTGCGGGCTTTGAATGTCTTTTTGGATAATCCAAAGGAAACCGAGCATCTTCAGCTAGAATATGCAAATATAATATTTCCCTCAACTTCCCAACTGATTAATCGAGAGGTATGTTAGAAGATGCAGACGAAATTAATATCTTGAATATAGTTTTCCTGTGCATATATACTTGATCTGTTGAGTGGATCGAACAGCAGTGAATGGCAGCAACATCTATATCAGGGcaggaaagaaaagggaatgGCAGCTATTCAGTTAGTACTAGTGTACTTTCAGGtaatgttgttgttgtggtCATTTGATGATCCATCGCTTATTGCAGAAGCACAAGCTATGGAAAACCCTGAAATTTGTCCAAGTGCCTGTGGCAATGTTAGCATTCCATATCCATTTGGAATGAGAGAAGGTTGTTACTGTGACGAAAGCTTAGAAATACATTGCAACTCTAGTAATATTCCCCTACTTTCAATAAACGGCACTGATCTGGTAGTGACAGACATTTCGGTTGGTGACAGCACCATTACGGTCAACTTTCCAATTGTCTTTGCAAACTGTGATGGCAAAGAAAGAAACACCGTTGTTGACTTGGGAGGAAgcccttttgttttctcctcaGATTTGAATAACTTCATTGCAAGTGGCTGTGACAACCTTGCCTTGCTGATTCAGAACCAGTCAGCAGTTGGTGGGTGCATGTCAATCTGTGATCATGAAAGAAGCAATAACTACTTATTGAGTAGTTGCAGCGGCATCAACTGCTGCCAGACTAGCATTCCTTCATATCTCAAGGTTTATAATGTAACCTTGGAAGGGGTAAATGATGGGAAAGGTCCTGGAAAAAAACAGCCGGCGAAGAAATGCAGGCATGCCTATTTAGTTGACGGAAATTGGATGGATAATAGAGTGTATGGTTGGAGTGGAAGCATAATGACCTCTTATGACATTAGAGATATGGACCATGTTCCAGTAGTGCTGGATTGGGGGATAGAATTAAGGGTATATGAATCACTTGTAAATATTggattattctctaatacaagTAACACTTACAACTGTCAAGTTCTGAATCCCCCCCCAGATTCCACCAGCCAGATGGCAACAGTTCAATGTTTTTGTAAGGCAGGCTTTGCAGGAAATCCTTATTTAGGTCATTGTGAAGGTAAACTCTTGGTTAATTGTacaattatcttattttctttggcATTATATTTCCTAATCTACGATTCTTCTCGAGTTTTTTACCATTACATGGTGTAAAGATCAACTCTGTCACTCTATTTATGGCAGAGGGTCGAGACTACATGGAGCACGGGGGACATGTAAGAGCAAAAATGGTGGTCATTGGTATGTTGTTTCATTTGCATCCTATATCATCTAAGAAATGACAATTACTTGAGACTAAGAATACTTATTCAACAGCGCCATTTTACCTAACCAGTTCCCTTTCCCTATCCGCTCATAATTGCTTGACTTGTGCAGGAATTGGAGTGGGATTTGGAGCGTTGTTTTTACTCATTGGTTTGTGGCAGTTGTACAAGGTATTCAAGAGGAGGAGGAATGAAAGACTGAGGGAAAGATACTTTAAAAGGAATGGTGGTTTATTGCTGCAAGAACAACTATCTTCAggtgaagtccatgttgagaaAGTCAAATTGTTTGCATCCAAAGAATTAGACAAGGCCACAGATCACTACAACGTGAATAGAATGCTTGGCCAGGGAGGTCAAGGTACAGTTTACAAAGGGATGTTGGCTGATGGAAAAATCATCGCTGTTAAGAAATCCAAAATTCTTGATGAAGGGAATCTCAGACAATTTATCAATGAGGTGGTCATTCTGTCACAAATTAACCATAGAAATGTGGTTAAACTTTTGGGCTGTTGCTTGGAGACTGAAGTTCCATTGTTGGTCTATGAATTCATTCCTAATGGGACACTTTCCCAGCTTCTCCACTCCCCAAGTGACGAACTCCCATTTACTTGGGAAATGCGCTTAAGGATTGCAACAGAGGTAGCAGGGGCACTCTCCTACCTACACTCAGCAGCTTCCATCCCCATTTATCACAGAGACGTCAAGTCTACGAACATACTGCTTGATGACAAGTACAGGGCAAAAGTAGCAGATTTTGGGACTTCAAAGTCCGTAACCATCGACCAGACTCATGTCACAACTCTAGTACAAGGCACCTTTGGATACTTGGATCCAGAGTACTTTCAATCAAGCCAGTTCACAGACAAAAGTGATGTGTATAGCTTCGGTGTAGTCCTCGTCGAGCTACTCACTGGACAAAAGGCAGTGTCCTTTTGCAGATCGGAGGATGAAGCCAGAAGTTTAGTGACATATTTCCTTATGTCCATAGAGGACAACCGTCTGTCAGGAATTCTTGATCCTCAAGTTAAAGTTCAAGGCAGGAAGGAGGATATAATGATGGTTGCTGTCTTGGCTAAGAACTGCTTGAgcatgaaaggaaaagaaaggccTGCAATGAAAGAAGTTACCATGGTGTTGGAGGGCATCAGAAACTCACATGAGTGTCAAAAATCAGCGAAGGATTTTATCATTCCGCAAGAGATCGATTATGATGCAAACGATTTCATGGAGGTACCTTGGCACCTAGTTTCTGTCACAGCAGATTCTGATTGAGATCTTTTACAGTTGTGGTGCTTCATCACCGGATACAAAACCTTTCTTAATTACATATTTTATTCTGCCATAGATATATTGAACCTGATTTatagatttattatattaatgaacAATGGTACTACCAGATactttttgttttacattttaattactaaattatttgtgtgtgtgtgtatcgtCTCAATCTAAAAATGTAATAtaggcttttttttcttaaatgccttgtgctaatttaatttaattaattagagaaaATGTGGCGGTAGAATTAATACTCATAATTGTTTAGTTAAactgttttttatgaaaaataaataaattataaacaatcaaaattttaaatcgtatatatcttgtaattaaaatttgCATAAACTTATcactctattattttttatcaa includes:
- the LOC18107871 gene encoding wall-associated receptor kinase-like 10; protein product: MVFQLVFQVIFLFCSLNPFLAEAQSITKGGCKERCGNITIPYPFGMETGCYLEERFRIDCNSRSIPTLDLNGTSLEVTDISVDKANNIQINFPIIFQNCSSKTSSRDSLVVNLEDTPFSFSTENRFVAAGCNNLALLSRNEATVGGCMSICNVSSSDASADGTICNGINCCETTIPSGLDFFNATLQVVGDKVKDGCKYAYLVDQNWFNLRLDNNISVIDMDYVPVVLNWRINLGLYENMTLNGSAYSVTNLTSSGTSRCSQNSTFLLCSCSSGFQGNPYIPDGCQDINECQSSSINNTTICSWDLICQNLYGGHQCVKLEIKKSRVKMVGLGFGVGFGVLVLLIGSWWLYKVIRKSRNEKRKKMFFERNGGLLLQEQLSSGEVNVEKIKLFGSKELDKATDHYNVNRTLGQGGQGTVYKGMLADGKIIAVKKSKVLDEDNLRQFINEVVILSQINHRNVVKLFGCCLETEVPLLVYEFIPNGTLYQFLHDSNEEFPLTWEMRLRIATEVSGALSYLHSAASIPIFHRDIKSTNILLDEKYRAKVADFGTSKSVTIDQTRVTTLVLGTFGYLDPEYFQTSQLTAKSDVYSFGVVLAELLTGQKPISSMRSEEENRSLVTYFIVSMEENHLFDILDPQVTMKGKKEDVMMVAMLAKRCLSMKGRERPTMKEVAMVLEGIQKSYGTQKSQHMIIPQENEYDPNGFMEGLWDLAASDTTGSSSDSRLASSLDRKPLLINIK
- the LOC18107872 gene encoding wall-associated receptor kinase-like 8 — protein: MAAIQLVLVYFQVMLLLWSFDDPSLIAEAQAMENPEICPSACGNVSIPYPFGMREGCYCDESLEIHCNSSNIPLLSINGTDLVVTDISVGDSTITVNFPIVFANCDGKERNTVVDLGGSPFVFSSDLNNFIASGCDNLALLIQNQSAVGGCMSICDHERSNNYLLSSCSGINCCQTSIPSYLKVYNVTLEGVNDGKGPGKKQPAKKCRHAYLVDGNWMDNRVYGWSGSIMTSYDIRDMDHVPVVLDWGIELRLLETKNTYSTAPFYLTSSLSLSAHNCLTCAGIGVGFGALFLLIGLWQLYKVFKRRRNERLRERYFKRNGGLLLQEQLSSGEVHVEKVKLFASKELDKATDHYNVNRMLGQGGQGTVYKGMLADGKIIAVKKSKILDEGNLRQFINEVVILSQINHRNVVKLLGCCLETEVPLLVYEFIPNGTLSQLLHSPSDELPFTWEMRLRIATEVAGALSYLHSAASIPIYHRDVKSTNILLDDKYRAKVADFGTSKSVTIDQTHVTTLVQGTFGYLDPEYFQSSQFTDKSDVYSFGVVLVELLTGQKAVSFCRSEDEARSLVTYFLMSIEDNRLSGILDPQVKVQGRKEDIMMVAVLAKNCLSMKGKERPAMKEVTMVLEGIRNSHECQKSAKDFIIPQEIDYDANDFMEVPWHLVSVTADSD